Proteins from a genomic interval of Stenotrophomonas maltophilia R551-3:
- a CDS encoding discoidin domain-containing protein — protein sequence MAFRVERSTVLKLPSSFRPTAVLLFVGLAMSAHAQNLPARDQWQASASSQQVPAMAISHLIDNDPKTVTGGAFSPGHWFQIDLGAPAMLAGARLTWDVSNPEGYSLQTSLDGMQWQTAYTMADSLGGIETLYFAPRQARYLRLASPQRTSDWGVSIFEMEPLDTTLSARVAGLDATQSAALWQGGSAVAIPAGKGGTHTLDIVLPRAQSSTGLAVDWANEHGAARLQARDAQGRWHELATDAQAATRQQSWLAASAPLDLQALRLNVDGDAPQVARIRLLGPKAVMTPMKRYQIAASGAQRSLFPASLQMQQTYWTAVGVHAGRQKSIYDEYGNIEAFKGAPLVQPIWRNADGSAAGAAGQKVQHALRDGWKPMPSATWAPQPGLELRSEAFAIERGGQPVTLVRHRLRNTGTATIDGTLTLAVRPMQMNPPWQNGGLSPIREVAVEANTVRVNGRTLLRSLTPVDAAGAAPFGNEGATEITAGIAAGRLPAAQQARDEQGLAAAALSYRIRLAPGTSDAVVVAFPLGTAAADANGVLPEAPALDLTTLPRDANAAFETLATQASADWQARLGQVGLRLPDPSLVDMLRAQAAYMLINQTGPAMQPGPRNYNRSFIRDGMATSAVLLRMGEAKVARDYLAWYSEHGVHGNGLVSPILNGDGSVNTGFGSDIEYDSQGQYVALVADVARLDGGPESVRAYLPKVKAALRFLQELRERTLVPGYKADQPAPERFAGILAPSISHEGYPSPTHSYWDDYWGLKGWHDGAWLAESLGDHETARWAREQYKALYDALHASIRATMAWKGIDFIPSSADLGDGDPTGVSIALDPTGAQSVLPADALRTTFARYLDDVRKRSQPGALYAYTPYEIRNVLSYVHLGQPDVADELLQGLLHDRRPLEWQVLAEVVHSRLRFPRYLGDMPHTWIGAEYGRTLFGMLMREDDDALSLLPGTPPSWVAGDGLAVERLPTAYGTLQMQARQRDGLLTVVIGEGLRKDTAVRMWWPNRTAPKSVRVDGRSVSDFDAEGVRLAKPFKTLEARW from the coding sequence ATGGCATTTCGCGTTGAACGCTCCACGGTCCTCAAGCTGCCCTCCTCTTTCCGCCCCACCGCGGTCCTGCTGTTTGTCGGGCTGGCCATGTCCGCGCATGCCCAGAACCTGCCAGCCCGCGACCAGTGGCAGGCCAGTGCGTCGTCGCAACAGGTTCCGGCGATGGCCATCAGCCACCTGATCGACAACGATCCGAAAACAGTGACCGGCGGTGCCTTCAGTCCGGGCCACTGGTTCCAGATCGACCTCGGCGCGCCAGCAATGCTGGCCGGCGCACGCCTCACCTGGGACGTCTCCAACCCGGAAGGCTATTCGCTGCAGACCTCGCTGGACGGCATGCAGTGGCAGACCGCCTACACCATGGCCGATTCGCTCGGCGGCATCGAAACGCTGTACTTCGCACCGCGCCAGGCCCGCTACCTGCGTCTGGCCAGCCCGCAGCGCACTTCTGACTGGGGCGTGTCCATCTTCGAAATGGAGCCGCTGGACACCACGCTCAGTGCGCGCGTGGCCGGACTCGATGCCACGCAGTCCGCGGCACTCTGGCAGGGCGGCAGTGCGGTGGCGATTCCCGCCGGCAAGGGCGGTACCCACACACTCGACATCGTTCTGCCGCGCGCGCAGTCCAGCACCGGGCTGGCGGTGGACTGGGCCAATGAGCACGGCGCTGCGCGCCTGCAGGCACGCGATGCCCAGGGCCGCTGGCACGAACTGGCCACGGATGCACAGGCGGCAACCCGGCAGCAGAGCTGGCTCGCGGCCAGCGCGCCGCTGGACCTGCAGGCACTGCGGCTGAACGTCGACGGCGATGCCCCCCAGGTGGCACGCATCCGCCTGCTCGGCCCGAAAGCCGTGATGACGCCGATGAAGCGCTACCAGATTGCCGCCAGCGGTGCGCAACGTTCCTTGTTCCCCGCCTCGCTGCAGATGCAGCAGACCTACTGGACCGCCGTGGGTGTGCACGCGGGCCGGCAGAAATCGATCTACGACGAGTACGGCAACATCGAGGCCTTCAAGGGCGCACCGCTGGTACAGCCGATCTGGCGCAATGCCGACGGCAGCGCAGCCGGGGCCGCCGGGCAGAAGGTGCAGCACGCGCTGCGCGACGGCTGGAAGCCAATGCCGTCTGCCACGTGGGCACCGCAGCCGGGACTGGAACTACGCAGCGAGGCCTTCGCCATCGAACGCGGCGGGCAACCGGTCACCCTGGTCCGCCACCGCCTGCGCAACACCGGCACCGCCACGATCGACGGCACGCTGACACTGGCGGTACGACCGATGCAGATGAACCCGCCGTGGCAGAACGGCGGGCTGTCGCCGATCCGCGAGGTCGCCGTCGAAGCCAACACGGTGCGCGTGAACGGCCGCACGCTGCTGCGCTCGCTCACGCCGGTGGATGCTGCCGGAGCCGCGCCGTTCGGCAACGAAGGTGCAACGGAAATCACCGCCGGCATCGCAGCCGGGCGTCTGCCTGCCGCTCAGCAGGCACGCGATGAGCAAGGACTGGCCGCGGCCGCGTTGAGCTACCGGATCCGCCTCGCCCCCGGTACCAGCGATGCGGTGGTCGTGGCGTTCCCACTCGGCACCGCCGCTGCCGATGCCAATGGCGTGCTGCCCGAAGCGCCTGCGCTTGACCTGACCACGCTGCCCCGTGATGCCAATGCGGCGTTCGAGACGCTGGCCACGCAGGCGTCCGCAGATTGGCAGGCGCGGCTGGGCCAGGTCGGCCTGCGCCTGCCCGATCCCTCGCTGGTCGACATGCTGCGCGCGCAGGCTGCCTACATGCTGATCAACCAGACCGGCCCGGCCATGCAGCCCGGCCCGCGCAACTACAACCGCTCCTTCATCCGCGATGGCATGGCCACCTCGGCGGTGCTGCTGCGCATGGGCGAAGCCAAGGTCGCGCGCGACTATCTGGCCTGGTACAGCGAACATGGCGTGCACGGCAACGGCCTGGTCTCGCCCATCCTCAACGGCGATGGCAGCGTCAACACCGGCTTCGGTTCGGATATCGAGTACGACAGCCAGGGCCAGTATGTGGCGCTGGTCGCCGACGTCGCCCGCCTCGATGGTGGTCCGGAGTCGGTGCGCGCGTACCTGCCGAAAGTGAAGGCCGCACTGCGCTTCCTGCAGGAACTGCGCGAGCGCACGCTGGTGCCCGGTTACAAGGCCGACCAGCCGGCGCCGGAGCGATTCGCGGGCATTCTTGCGCCGTCGATCAGCCATGAGGGCTATCCGTCGCCCACCCACAGCTACTGGGATGACTACTGGGGCCTGAAGGGCTGGCACGACGGTGCATGGCTGGCCGAATCGCTGGGTGACCACGAGACCGCACGCTGGGCGCGTGAGCAGTACAAGGCGCTGTACGACGCCCTGCATGCGTCGATCCGCGCAACGATGGCCTGGAAGGGCATCGACTTCATTCCTTCCTCCGCGGATCTGGGCGATGGTGATCCCACCGGCGTATCGATCGCACTGGATCCCACCGGCGCGCAGAGCGTGCTGCCGGCAGATGCGTTGCGGACCACCTTCGCCCGCTACCTGGACGACGTGCGCAAGCGCAGCCAGCCCGGTGCGCTGTATGCCTACACACCGTACGAGATCCGCAATGTGCTGAGCTATGTGCATCTTGGCCAGCCAGACGTGGCTGACGAGCTGTTGCAGGGCCTGCTTCACGATCGGCGCCCGCTTGAATGGCAGGTGCTGGCCGAAGTAGTGCATTCACGGCTGCGCTTCCCGCGCTACCTCGGCGACATGCCGCATACCTGGATCGGTGCCGAATACGGCCGCACGCTGTTCGGCATGTTGATGCGCGAGGACGATGACGCGTTGTCATTGCTGCCGGGCACACCGCCTTCGTGGGTGGCCGGCGATGGATTGGCGGTGGAGCGTCTGCCGACCGCGTATGGCACGTTGCAGATGCAGGCGCGGCAGCGCGACGGGCTGCTGACAGTGGTGATTGGCGAGGGGCTGCGCAAGGACACCGCCGTGCGCATGTGGTGGCCGAACCGGACCGCGCCGAAGTCTGTGCGCGTGGATGGACGCAGCGTTTCCGACTTCGATGCTGAAGGTGTTCGGCTGGCAAAGCCGTTCAAAACGCTGGAGGCGCGTTGGTAG
- a CDS encoding helix-turn-helix transcriptional regulator, whose protein sequence is MEFNFTLKYRLPDICDDVGVLERRLVEAGCDDALLGSGLPGRMALAFCRDADSAVAALCSAVDDVQRAVPGAELVEVSPDLVGLTDVADLLGVSRQNMRKLMLANPQSFPSPVHDGSTSIWHLADILGWMRARGSEKVTTEMSDLAAAALQLNLAREGRRLQPKV, encoded by the coding sequence ATGGAATTCAATTTCACCCTGAAGTACCGCTTGCCGGACATCTGCGATGACGTGGGTGTGCTCGAGCGGCGGCTGGTAGAGGCGGGGTGTGACGATGCCCTTCTGGGCAGCGGCCTGCCCGGAAGGATGGCGCTGGCCTTCTGCCGTGACGCCGACAGCGCGGTGGCTGCGTTGTGCTCGGCCGTCGATGACGTGCAACGGGCCGTGCCGGGTGCCGAACTGGTGGAAGTGAGCCCCGATCTGGTGGGGCTCACGGACGTGGCCGATCTGCTCGGGGTGTCACGCCAGAACATGCGCAAGCTCATGCTGGCCAACCCGCAGTCGTTTCCATCCCCGGTGCACGACGGCTCAACCTCCATCTGGCATCTCGCCGACATTCTGGGGTGGATGCGCGCGCGCGGCAGCGAGAAAGTCACCACGGAAATGTCCGATCTCGCCGCCGCCGCACTGCAGCTGAATCTGGCACGCGAAGGGCGCAGGCTGCAGCCCAAGGTGTAG
- a CDS encoding SDR family oxidoreductase → MSHTILITGASSGFGLMTAKALALAGHVVYASMRETRGRNATRVADIAQWADAHHADLRSVELDVQSDASSQAAVEQVLTDAGALDVIVHNAGHMVFGPAEAFTPEQLMQQYDVNVLGTQRVNRAALPHLRRRGNGLLVWIGSSSTRGGTPPFLAPYFAAKAAMDALAVSYSTELSRWGIETTIMVPGAFTKGTNHFLHSGTPADTAIAADYENGPYAGVADQALKGLVGLEPADADPEEVARQIVRVVGLPHGHRPFRVHVDPSQDGAEVVNAVADRMRREMYTAIGLADLLSPRG, encoded by the coding sequence ATGTCACACACCATCCTGATCACCGGCGCATCCTCCGGCTTCGGCCTGATGACCGCCAAGGCACTGGCCCTTGCCGGCCACGTCGTCTACGCCTCGATGCGCGAAACACGCGGGCGCAATGCAACGCGGGTGGCCGACATCGCACAGTGGGCAGACGCGCATCACGCCGACCTTCGCAGCGTCGAACTGGACGTACAGTCGGACGCGTCCAGCCAGGCGGCGGTCGAACAGGTGCTGACCGACGCAGGCGCGCTCGACGTCATCGTGCATAACGCCGGGCACATGGTGTTCGGGCCGGCTGAAGCGTTCACCCCGGAACAGCTGATGCAGCAGTACGACGTCAACGTACTGGGCACACAGCGGGTGAACCGCGCCGCGCTTCCGCACCTGCGCCGCCGTGGCAACGGCCTGCTCGTCTGGATCGGCTCGTCCTCCACACGCGGTGGCACTCCTCCGTTCCTTGCGCCCTATTTCGCCGCCAAGGCAGCCATGGATGCACTGGCCGTGTCCTATTCAACCGAACTGTCGCGGTGGGGCATCGAGACCACCATCATGGTGCCGGGTGCATTCACCAAGGGCACCAACCATTTCCTGCATTCGGGCACGCCCGCCGATACCGCCATCGCGGCCGACTATGAGAACGGTCCCTACGCCGGTGTCGCCGACCAGGCGCTGAAGGGCCTGGTAGGGTTGGAGCCTGCAGATGCCGATCCCGAGGAGGTCGCGCGGCAGATCGTGCGGGTCGTGGGCCTGCCACACGGACATCGGCCGTTCCGGGTACATGTAGACCCCTCACAGGACGGCGCCGAAGTGGTCAATGCCGTTGCCGATCGCATGCGACGCGAGATGTACACCGCCATCGGTCTCGCAGACCTGCTCTCGCCACGAGGCTGA
- a CDS encoding DUF1097 domain-containing protein, producing the protein MNPIPVSRSAYALVTVTAAVTAAFAAAGALHAGWPVWTMFIGWIAFFTQLQGTRSTIENLACVWFGLGIGALATLAVGLLSHPLDPSLAVPVVVLVVALCVVALRGLPVLNNLLGYFLGLVSWFAAHLEPSLAHLSELAAASALGSLAAWTAHTVPQRLLARARP; encoded by the coding sequence ATGAATCCGATCCCCGTTTCCCGCAGCGCTTACGCCCTCGTCACCGTGACCGCAGCGGTCACCGCTGCCTTCGCCGCAGCCGGAGCGCTGCATGCCGGCTGGCCAGTGTGGACGATGTTCATCGGTTGGATTGCCTTTTTCACCCAGCTGCAGGGCACGCGCTCCACGATCGAAAACCTGGCCTGCGTCTGGTTCGGGCTGGGCATCGGCGCATTGGCAACACTTGCAGTGGGCCTGCTCTCTCACCCATTGGATCCCTCGTTGGCCGTGCCCGTCGTTGTACTGGTCGTAGCGCTGTGCGTGGTTGCCCTGCGTGGCCTGCCGGTGTTGAACAACCTGCTGGGGTACTTCCTCGGACTGGTCAGCTGGTTCGCGGCCCACCTTGAGCCCTCGCTGGCCCATCTCTCCGAGCTGGCCGCGGCCAGCGCCCTCGGTTCACTGGCCGCCTGGACCGCACACACCGTGCCGCAGCGCCTGTTGGCCCGCGCCCGGCCATGA
- a CDS encoding SDR family oxidoreductase: MNIASSAPVALVTGGSRGIGAAISRRLAADGFSVAINYAGRHEEAEALAAELMANGGQAIALQADVANPQAVQSLFNAIEARFGGIDVVVHSAGVLELAALAESEDALFDRLIAINLKGAFNVLRESARRVRDGGRIVTLSTSVVGFKLERYGVYAASKAAVETMSAILSKELRGRGITVNAVAPGPTATSLFLEGKSAELIDRLAKMSPLERLGTPDDIAAAVAFLAGTDGGWINGQVLRANGGAV; this comes from the coding sequence ATGAACATCGCTTCCTCAGCCCCCGTTGCCCTTGTCACCGGCGGCTCGCGCGGTATCGGTGCCGCCATCTCCCGCCGCCTCGCCGCCGATGGCTTCTCGGTTGCCATCAACTATGCCGGCCGTCACGAAGAAGCCGAAGCACTGGCCGCCGAACTGATGGCCAACGGCGGCCAGGCCATCGCACTTCAAGCCGATGTTGCCAATCCTCAGGCGGTGCAATCCCTGTTCAATGCCATTGAGGCCCGCTTCGGCGGTATCGATGTGGTCGTGCACAGTGCCGGGGTACTGGAACTCGCTGCGCTGGCCGAAAGCGAAGACGCGCTGTTCGACCGCCTCATCGCCATCAACCTGAAGGGTGCGTTCAATGTGCTGCGCGAGAGCGCACGACGGGTTCGCGATGGCGGCCGCATCGTCACCCTGTCCACCAGCGTGGTCGGATTCAAGCTCGAGCGTTATGGCGTCTATGCGGCAAGCAAGGCGGCGGTGGAAACCATGAGCGCCATCCTCAGCAAGGAGCTGCGCGGCCGCGGCATCACCGTGAACGCCGTCGCACCGGGCCCGACGGCAACGAGCCTGTTCCTGGAAGGCAAGTCAGCCGAACTGATCGACCGGTTGGCAAAGATGAGCCCGCTTGAACGCCTGGGTACGCCGGATGACATCGCCGCTGCTGTGGCCTTCCTGGCCGGTACCGACGGCGGGTGGATCAACGGTCAGGTTCTGCGTGCCAACGGCGGCGCGGTCTGA
- a CDS encoding MBL fold metallo-hydrolase has product MKRLLLVLLLGILAVTAYTFCKSWSLPDFPESPQYRDGKFRNALPRPAMGLRDGAEIWWTFLFNKPKGTVPAHPIPVLPLDRATLDAAPDRSLFRLGHSTILLKLRGQYWLTDPVFSERASPVQWMGPARFHAPPISIDQLPPIAGVILSHNHYDHLDHAAVMQLAGKTARFIAPLGVGDQLIAWGVDASKVEQLDWWQSTEASGLRLTATPGQHFSGRGLGDSDRSLWASWVIQDGDFRIFFSGDTGYFDGFKAIGEKYGPFDLTMIETGAYDPRWAFVHMQPEQTLQAHLDLRGKWLLPIHNGTFDLALHEWQQPFERITALAEANSVPVATPMMGEALDMQAPSAGTRWWEQVQL; this is encoded by the coding sequence ATGAAGCGCCTGCTCCTTGTCCTTTTGCTTGGAATCCTCGCCGTGACCGCCTACACCTTCTGCAAGTCCTGGTCCCTCCCCGACTTCCCCGAATCGCCGCAGTACCGCGACGGCAAGTTCCGTAATGCCCTGCCGCGTCCGGCGATGGGCCTGCGCGATGGCGCGGAGATCTGGTGGACGTTCCTGTTCAACAAGCCCAAGGGCACCGTGCCCGCCCACCCCATTCCGGTGCTGCCGCTGGACCGCGCCACCCTGGACGCCGCGCCTGATCGCAGCCTGTTCCGGCTTGGGCATTCCACGATCCTGCTGAAGCTGCGCGGGCAGTACTGGCTGACCGATCCGGTGTTCTCCGAGCGCGCTTCGCCGGTGCAATGGATGGGCCCGGCCCGCTTCCACGCGCCGCCGATCAGCATCGACCAACTGCCGCCGATCGCCGGCGTGATCCTCTCGCACAACCACTACGACCACCTGGACCATGCCGCGGTGATGCAGCTGGCCGGCAAGACCGCGCGCTTCATCGCACCGCTGGGTGTGGGCGACCAGCTGATTGCGTGGGGCGTGGACGCCAGCAAGGTGGAACAGCTGGATTGGTGGCAGTCCACCGAAGCCAGCGGCCTGCGCCTGACCGCCACCCCGGGCCAGCATTTCTCCGGCCGTGGGCTGGGCGACAGCGATCGCAGCCTGTGGGCGTCGTGGGTGATCCAGGACGGCGACTTCCGCATCTTCTTCAGTGGCGATACCGGCTACTTTGACGGTTTCAAGGCCATCGGTGAGAAGTACGGCCCGTTCGACCTGACCATGATCGAAACCGGTGCCTACGACCCGCGCTGGGCGTTCGTGCACATGCAGCCCGAACAGACCCTGCAGGCGCACCTGGACTTGCGCGGCAAGTGGCTGCTGCCGATCCACAACGGCACCTTCGACCTGGCCCTGCACGAATGGCAGCAGCCCTTCGAACGCATCACCGCCTTGGCGGAGGCAAACAGCGTGCCGGTCGCCACGCCGATGATGGGCGAAGCGCTGGACATGCAGGCGCCTAGCGCCGGCACGCGCTGGTGGGAGCAGGTGCAGCTGTAA
- a CDS encoding TetR/AcrR family transcriptional regulator — protein MPRAPQRLTDRKRDAIVRAAVEEFRAAGYEATSMDRIAEVAGVSKRTVYNHFPSKEALFSMILEELWERSVASDALPYRADQPLQAQLMQLLGQKLELLSDANFIDLARVAMAEIIHSPERAQAIVCRMGEKESGESAWIRAAIADGRLRKVDPEFAGHQLHGLVKSFAFWPQVTMGQAPLNEQERARVAESAVAMFLGFYAI, from the coding sequence ATGCCCCGTGCCCCGCAACGCCTGACCGACCGCAAACGCGACGCCATCGTGCGCGCGGCGGTGGAGGAGTTCCGTGCGGCGGGGTACGAGGCGACCAGCATGGACCGCATCGCCGAAGTGGCCGGGGTCTCCAAGCGCACCGTCTACAACCACTTCCCGAGCAAGGAAGCGTTGTTCTCGATGATCCTGGAGGAGCTGTGGGAGCGCAGCGTGGCCAGCGACGCACTGCCGTACCGCGCCGACCAGCCGCTGCAGGCGCAGCTGATGCAGCTGCTGGGGCAGAAGCTGGAACTGCTCAGCGATGCCAACTTCATCGACCTGGCACGGGTGGCAATGGCCGAGATCATCCATTCGCCGGAACGTGCGCAGGCCATCGTCTGCCGCATGGGCGAGAAGGAAAGTGGCGAGAGTGCCTGGATCCGCGCGGCGATCGCCGACGGCCGGCTGCGCAAGGTGGATCCGGAGTTCGCCGGTCACCAGCTGCACGGCCTGGTGAAGAGCTTTGCGTTCTGGCCGCAGGTGACGATGGGTCAGGCGCCGTTGAACGAACAGGAGCGTGCACGCGTGGCCGAATCGGCGGTAGCGATGTTCCTGGGTTTCTACGCGATCTAG
- a CDS encoding EAL domain-containing protein, with protein MDALSRVSAQVLDSALPSLPLYLLQATAVIGMIGVLLIATRRSGHAIEGRRLYVGVALGLIYLFNAWFVAGYTQGVVKLNLGFDVLLISGLLGGWRGGLACLAASLLARYQFSGTPYFLPASIEATLQVMAGIWLRTRLHPRMLSELSARMILQAWGVRIAVTALGLALGVAIIGAAQLPVAELAIQRVLALPVSLLVLGAVFALVYNDAQIDTQRQREQAWLRIDPISGLPNMRALGERLKHYWRDNDGVGKACLVVAEMGNLRDLRLRYGPLQDNGLWRHDSTDEVHQLLPSLPAHQLEIYQFGDAALAILVRDTSLPELRTQSQITDLARNLADLVGRDWPGFRPLFRCAVVELKPPATADDGHLPFRAITLALSAIESGVVFFDDPVQRDSEIDALIERALEHWLQHGDAPLCYQPKHRLQDRQLVGAEALLRMRDGENRLIAPMRVISLLRRHGRLADLEWATLQSAIQFLQRCHQEGSKLTIAVNVSAESLRLPDFGLRLQELLQLHDIPGAMLRLEIVEWTEIVERDVVDANIAQLLAAGVTLSLDDFGAGYSTLILLSQLAIAEVKIEQALIATLSDAKSQSIVRFIVEVAHRCGAIVVAEGTETLAQEQQLRALGVDVGQGYLYSAALPADEFRRFAAS; from the coding sequence ATGGATGCGCTTTCACGGGTCTCGGCCCAGGTCCTGGACAGCGCCCTGCCCAGCCTGCCGTTGTACCTGCTGCAGGCCACGGCGGTGATCGGCATGATCGGCGTACTGCTGATCGCCACCCGCCGCTCCGGCCACGCTATTGAAGGCCGCCGCCTGTATGTAGGCGTAGCACTCGGCCTGATCTACCTGTTCAACGCCTGGTTCGTCGCCGGCTACACCCAGGGCGTGGTCAAGCTCAATCTCGGCTTCGACGTCCTGCTGATCAGTGGCCTGCTCGGTGGCTGGCGCGGCGGTCTGGCCTGCCTGGCCGCCAGCCTGCTGGCCCGTTACCAGTTCTCAGGCACCCCGTACTTCCTTCCCGCCAGCATCGAAGCCACGTTGCAGGTGATGGCCGGCATCTGGCTGCGCACGCGCCTGCACCCACGCATGCTCAGCGAGCTGTCAGCGCGCATGATCCTGCAGGCATGGGGCGTGCGCATCGCAGTGACAGCGCTGGGGCTGGCGCTGGGCGTGGCCATCATCGGTGCCGCGCAGTTGCCGGTTGCCGAGCTGGCGATCCAGCGCGTACTGGCACTGCCGGTGTCGCTGCTGGTGCTCGGCGCAGTGTTCGCGCTGGTCTACAACGATGCACAGATCGATACGCAGCGGCAGCGTGAGCAAGCCTGGTTGCGCATCGACCCGATCAGTGGCCTGCCCAACATGCGCGCGCTCGGCGAACGGCTGAAGCACTACTGGCGTGACAATGATGGCGTCGGCAAGGCCTGCCTGGTGGTGGCCGAGATGGGCAACCTGCGCGACCTCCGCCTGCGCTATGGGCCGCTGCAGGACAACGGCCTGTGGCGGCATGACAGCACCGACGAAGTGCATCAGCTGCTGCCCTCGCTACCGGCGCACCAACTGGAGATCTACCAGTTCGGCGACGCTGCGCTGGCGATCCTGGTACGTGACACCTCGCTGCCCGAGCTGCGCACGCAGTCGCAGATCACCGATCTGGCTCGCAACCTGGCTGATCTGGTCGGGCGCGACTGGCCGGGCTTCCGGCCACTGTTCCGCTGTGCGGTAGTCGAGCTGAAGCCACCGGCCACTGCCGACGATGGCCATCTCCCGTTCCGTGCGATCACCCTGGCGCTGAGTGCGATCGAGTCGGGCGTGGTGTTTTTCGATGACCCGGTCCAGCGCGACAGCGAGATCGACGCATTGATCGAGCGCGCACTCGAGCACTGGCTGCAGCATGGCGACGCGCCGCTGTGCTACCAGCCCAAGCATCGCCTGCAGGACCGCCAGCTGGTCGGCGCCGAAGCATTGCTGCGCATGCGTGACGGCGAGAACCGCTTGATCGCGCCGATGCGGGTGATCTCGTTGCTGCGTCGGCACGGCCGGCTGGCCGATCTGGAATGGGCCACGCTGCAGTCAGCCATCCAGTTCCTGCAGCGCTGCCATCAGGAAGGCAGCAAGCTGACGATCGCGGTCAATGTTTCCGCCGAATCCCTGCGCCTGCCCGACTTCGGTCTGCGCCTGCAGGAGCTGCTGCAGCTGCACGACATCCCCGGTGCGATGCTGCGGCTGGAAATCGTCGAGTGGACCGAGATCGTCGAGCGCGACGTGGTCGATGCCAACATCGCACAGCTGCTGGCAGCCGGGGTCACCCTGTCGCTGGATGATTTCGGCGCGGGCTATTCGACCCTGATCCTGCTTTCGCAGCTGGCCATCGCCGAGGTCAAGATCGAGCAGGCGTTGATCGCCACGCTGTCCGATGCCAAGTCGCAGTCGATCGTGCGCTTCATCGTCGAAGTCGCGCACCGCTGCGGTGCGATCGTGGTGGCCGAAGGCACTGAAACCCTGGCCCAGGAACAGCAACTGCGCGCACTGGGGGTGGATGTCGGCCAGGGTTATCTGTACTCGGCGGCATTGCCGGCCGACGAGTTCCGCCGCTTCGCTGCCAGCTAG